CAATACAACTCTGTCGTGCATGGATTGAAGAACACAAAGCAGGTAGGTAAAATGATTCCTCACTCCCCAATTTTGGCCAAAACTCCTTTGTGGAATGATTGAAAGatctaaagaaaaaaaagggCTTGACTAAATCACTGTGACAATGGtcgggtggggtgggggtgggggaatTTTTAGTTGATATACATTTACTCTATGGTGGTTCATAAGAATAACAACCATTTGACTTCAGGTCAACATCATGACTTCCACTCCAGACAcaacacatgcattactataaaTATTAGGTATGTGCAAGAATAAATTGACCTACCAGTAAGGCGTGTTTTATTTATGTCCTCTAATTAGGTTATTGTAGATACCAAAACTTATCATTTTTATTCTAAAGATGCACCTGTCCTTTGATTTCAGCTCTGACGGAGGGACCACCTGAATCTAAGAAGCAGAAAAGATTGAATGGTTATATGGACCCATCAGATCCTAGTGTACAGCCTGCTCCAGCATTTAGGTTGATTGACACTTTTATTTATGGTAAGACTTAATTGCATATGCCATTAGTTTAAGTAGTTTcaacagctgtcatgaattctgactacattttgtatcaatTTACAATTTTTCAGAAGGTTTCCGACTCATAAAAAACTGACAATGAATGTGTTCCTTGTGGCATAGAGTAACGGAACCATTTGGGAACAACACATTCAGATGGCACacacataaaaacaaacaaaatcaaattctTTATGTTAGAATGTGACATGGCTACAcatatgtaatgatgtatacaaGCTACAAGTAGATATTTTGTAAGATTTTACAACTTCAAGGCCTTTTGTACCTTATTTTGATGAACTGCTTGTGTTTTAGGTTTAAGAAGTTGTTACTGGGCAGGAAGGAATCAAACTATAACACGGGGTAGAGTGAGTTACTTTTTGGATGGCGCACATACACCACGCAGTATACAGGCCTGTGTCAAATGGTTCAAAGAAGTTGCTGATGAGGAAGCAAAATCACTCAAGTGAGTTTTAACAAAGTATGAACACTCAAAGCAAGAGTCACTTATCCTAAAAAGTATGAAAGAATAATTATCAAAGTGaatatgataaattatatttatatgaaaccatacatttcttgggacttccagtgtttGCAGTTTGCAATGTTAATTACAgggattacatgtatatctacaaAACAAAGTTACTAGTATCACCTACTTGTATAATTTACCAAATTGatcttttgaatttgaatttgcaTTTATTAGATCAAAAAAAGCACATATTATAATACAAGGTATAAAAAATCACAGAGAATAACACctaaaaatatttgtgaaaaaccTTATTTCTAATGTGGTCCATGTAGGGATATTCAAaacgccatggcaacaatgataCAGGACAATGTATTGCATTAGACATGACAGAAAACAAACTAGTAGAGTGATGAAATACACATTGACTACACACCAATAGTGTCTATGTGAgtaaactgaatgcttgatTTCCACTATAGTAAGTTGGAGAGACAAGGAAAGCAAAGGACTCGTACACAACACGTATCAAAGCATGTCTCCCTAACTTCTGTAAATGTGTTCTTTCTTCACAGAGGACCAATTGCCAGGGTGTTAGTTTTTAATGCCACAGGTGACAGAGATGAGAGGACATTGTTGGCAGATTTAGTCAACTGTAAGTTTGATGGAGCTGCTTTCTGTCCAAATATTGCAAGTGTGTACAATGGAAAGACATCAGCAGGTAAGTTTTATTCACTTAACATCTGGACATGATGGCATACAACAGTGAAATATAAACTATCGGCTAACACACAACAGTGGACACAAATTACAACTATTATAATTTGTGATATGTTGGTAAAGCTGTCAATGGATGTTAACAATTATGCCCACAGTAGGATGATGTTTTTCATTGCGAGTTTTTCCCCAAGTTTTAGTGCATTCAACTGTATAGTGTTCACATGTACACTagtatcttgattacagggtgattatatccacctATTAAGGCTTATCCCACTTGTGTAACACTTTGTCAATGAGAGAGAGTGGAACTTGCTTTATGCAAATATCAAGACTGTTAAACTTGACCGTGGCCATTTAAAGGAGAAAAAAGGCGAGGCAGATTTTATCCTCGGGAGCTATAAACTTGACAAAGTAAAAAGTTGAAAAGCAAATATGACAGAGAACAATCAAGTATAGTGTTGAATGGTTATTTGTGATTCTCATCATTAAGTTTTATTTTTCCTCTACAGATCAAACTAACTTTATGACGACAATTGAGAAACAGCTAGCTAGATGTGAGAAACACAGGAGATGCTGGCAAACCATGGAAAGAGAAGCCGGAGCAATTTCACAGCCTCCGTCGCCAAAAGCCTCAACCTCTAGGACAGAATTTTTAACTGATTCTGTCAAAGCAATCGAGGCCCTTACTCAGGGAGGTGGAGATACAGATGCAAGTCGTCTTTTAAAAGCTCATGGTCTGAACATGCCGAATGCAAATGTACCAAAAATGGATGGACTGCCTTATCATAATTATGGTTCACCAAATGGAAATATACTGAATAAGGCCGCACAGAATGGTGATGGTGATGCAGTAAAGctaatgaaaacaaaatctgtgaCTTTCCAGTGTATTACAGATGCACTGCAATGGGCAGCATGTGCCAAAGACCCTCGGTTGAGCTCACCGAGTCGTGAGAACCCATCTCCCCCTGACATTGTGCTAGATGCACAACACATTCAGGTGTTAGTTACTGGGAGTTTACATTTAGTAGGGGGTGTGATCAAAGTGCTGAACCCAGACTTGGCAACTAAAGATGACTGCAATGACATCCATATATGTTAGTTGTATAATGGCTAAAATGTAATAAGACAATGAAATGTGGCTAGTTCATTCAAAGTACATGTTACAAGTTCGTTTGccaatattttaaatttaaattcttttatttgaaatcaaaatgtatacacTTATATAAACTCTTAACCAGGTGGACAGATTATAATatccaaatttgcatattgacaaACAAGGtgcatatattaaaatatttaaatgaccCAACACATTTGAATGAATGTAATGGTAAATCTGCACTGCCATTGGTGTACAGAATATCTGGATTTTGATATACCAATATAAATTATTACAATGACTCTATGGAATGCacttgtgtcattttttttaatcacaaaaatgaacactttaaatgaattatataaatttacAGTTTTGCTGGCGTGATATAAATTTTTTTAAACCTCATTAACTGTTTATGTTATAGAAATTGTATGCAGTCGATGACAGTTCTCAACCATAAGACATCTGGGTATTTGAATTTGTTGAAAACATGTTTTTCCCCAAATACAAGTTTACAAATCGATTTTACCCTTGATCAGTCTTACTAAATGTGAGGGTAATGTTTTGTGAAGATTGCTGCAAAACATTATTGCAAAATGTACCTAATTATCTGATTGCATTTACTTTCACCACAACAAGGTTTGTTTTCCCTACAGTCACATTGGACCCATACAAACATATGGGGAAATCCTGAAGGTTGACtgttgacaatatttttgaagatttttttGAGAATAGGATATTATTCCCATCATTGGGGTATTTATGTGCCAGTTACGTTTTTTGACACGATATGTATCCCATGTTCATATTTCTGAAATTTCTAGGCCACGGtcttaaatttttttaaattataaggCCAATCACTGATAGTTTGCTTTACCATGTGGCGCAAGTTGTGgtcatatttttaatttttaatagtTGCCTGGTAACCATCAACAAGAGTGAAGTGAAAACCTTTAATAATTAAAATCGAATTTATATCTAGTCTCTCTTTAAATGTTTTTAGTTGGGAacactgaaatattttgaaaaccaAGATCATTAATTACATCAGCAAGTCAGCAAACATATATACAACTGAGGGAGAAtgtattgttcatggttcctagaatcaataggacagtaaaatgtatttattctgCCAGTTTTTGAGAGCTATTATTAACACTgaataatgaaatcattgtgtaatcaaggtctgtagtagatGGCTTGAAATGTTGAGTGATTTGTTTCTAATTTATcattctaaagtaactataatTGAAATGGAGGACAATTTCATACTTATGAACTGTTTATGAACATATCAATCCCTCAGTTTGGAGAGCGTGGTCAAGGTCCATAGTAGATAGATCAAACGTCGCATTTGTTTCTGATTTACCATTCCAAGttaactatactgtactgtcctATCAATTCTTAGAATCATGAACAATGTATTCTCTATTACTTGAATAGTGTGTGGAGTTAAGTGTTGTCTCAAGGTGTGAATATGTGCATTGTGTGCCATTTTTTCTTTCTGCCAGGATACATTACGCAAGTCTTAATGTTGGTTTTATTTGTTACAAGACATGTACCAGTGATTAATCAGTTTGTGAGCAGTGCAGGATGTACACATTGACATAAAACTTAGTTATATTTCtgtgaaatttgttgtttcaggtAAACATCACGTTGCCCGTCCCGTTTCAAGTTACTAAAAACAAGCTCTGCTGTTTACAAGTATGCAGAAAAGAGTAAGCTGTACAGCTACACTTTAAATATAACCAGATCGACTAAATCAGTTTCTTGTGGCATTTTGTGTAAAGGAAATGAACTAAAGTGCACAATGCAGACATCTAACACAGATGATCATAACATTGATGCCACATGTCCGCGTCAAGTTGCAGATCATTCATGGTTTATTAcataatagacaaaatgttgcaagaaatttTGATCTTGTTATCTCAGTCTAGAAAATGTAGTTTctttttagtttgtttgtggttgtatcaaacagaatcAGTGAATGATAACTTGAAACGGGCAGTAATACAGAACTTTGTGAAGTGTAGGTGACGTTGTAGGTACATTTTATACTCATACATATGCTCGCCTTGTTTTCTGCTGTGCCTCTGTGATGACAGTCGCTTTACTCATAAGTGTGGCCACAGAAATTACAACTAGTCGTAAGTAATACCCAGCGTGTGTTGAACACTGGCACTCCACCATCATGGGTTCTACTTTTTTGTCATGAAATCCTTCTCATATTAACTTATAAGAGTGTATCTACCATTATGAAAACATATCAAAGAAGaggaaaatacatacatttattgagTGTACTTTTCAGTTGAAATGTAAAAAAGCTTCCTTATGAGTTATAGTAGCCTTGCACAAAACATTGTCCAAGTACAAGTACAACCATTACAACTAACATTCCAGCAAATCTTAAAAGATGCATTCACCGTCCCTCAAGGGGTAGAACTTTGATGTATGGCAATGTCGTTTAATTTGAAAGACATCaatttgctacatttagtgAAGTTATTCACACTTCCTataaaaatgcaatattttatgCAGTCTTAAATGTCATTTGGTGCAACTATTATTAATAGTGaaatgtttaatatttatttctgaaGTGATCTTGTGAGCTGTATTCTAAATTCATTGGCAAGGTAAAGTTTGTCACGCAGCTCTGAATGAACAGTAATGTTGTTTACCTCAGTGGAATATGCCATTCTCATTGCTGTCAAAAAGAAATTTATGAATGTACAGAACATACACACTCAGGTTAATAAATGATCTTCACCTTTAAACTTTGAACGCTGAGCCTATATGACATATCCAAAGATTACAAGTTTTGAAATGGCTGGGATACCTTGATTTATAGACTCTAACAGGGAGAATAtggagaaaaaatattttattaaaataaaattatgcaCAATTTGAGGTTAAATTGTTGGCAGAACCAGGGTGTGACCTGTAACCCTCATGGCTCCTTACTCTCCGCACATCATGTCACGGttgtatttagttttaatggTGTCTAAAAAATCAGGGTTTCAAGTTTTAAAAAAGTATGTGTGCaaatttaatgtaaaaaatGGCAATTTAGTTGTCATGAATCTTTTCCCTGGTTCCCTCAAGATTAGGTGCATTTTGTAATAAAGAAACACAAAACTAGATTTTGTAGCATTGCAAACTCTATGAAATGTATAATGTGGGTTAGATATTGGCTACtgcaataaaataaaacattttgttattaattttgcaaaagactagtttgtttttttgttttcttagaaAAATTGACCCATTTTCTTGACAATTCTTTTTAGCAGGACTGAACTACAtgtaaggttcagtagtgctataggcatgctAAAATGTggtgtgtatgcatatatgtatgtgtatatgacttaataataacataatgcTGAATGAAGCGCTATGATATCTGGTGGGCATTACTTCCTCGTAGGGTGTCTGGTTggtaaattattaaaatgaccagatataaactgaatgccttccataagggtatagtcttgcagtttcatgatttatgcaagaaatttagctctatatctgtgatttttcaagtcccgatgaaagttagttgttaaaatgttgttcaaatgcccgcctcctattctcagcacaggaaagcttgccatcctcgacttcactcggctgtCATGATCCCCTTCATACACgtagtaccgtagcctgcgagggggggggggggggggggagatgccaccacccccccccccctgagattttggaagaaagaaagaataaaagctactttttgaatacatagcgatgctattaaaatcgttatttacgggtcgattcctagcatgctcgatttaaatggatagttcactaataAAGTGATTGTACACTGctgactcctggctaatatgtatcttatagtgtgggggcatatggcagatttttgggtttcgtgtgaaattcatgttaatttttgccaacatatctcattgtgttccccatcatctgagcaattaaaaaatatatgttggcaatttttatttcaatattaagggtaattcTTGCAGCagtttcataaatgatgtaagatcatggtttttctgtatattgatggcaaattaaaatatgtgaactgtacgattgctttatatctgtatacatgtacttatgggcatcctgTAGACTATAACTTGTAgacagttgtataattttgcattttaatcacaaaattataaattctggcttctttatttgcatatcatttgcatattatgtatgatgcttccggtttatttgatttcctgtattgtttgatgttggtgattgctattctttcaaaaatgtacgccaaccatgaattatttcagttactatgatatgaatactctggttggttttCATCTTTTAAAGCACTAGTAAGTCCACACTTTGACTTTGCTTCCCCACTGTCTTCCCCACATATATACGAGTAGGGATattgcatttttggaaaaagtgcagcgtcaaaaataagtacaataaaaacgtaaatacaggaaaagcaaactagatcggataacaggagtcagaaaatagctgtGCTAATCGTGTCTGACTCCAGGCCaaagtaaataatggtacaagtttagagtgcaaataaatatacaaaaagtagCTCTACccttaaccccctcccctcaccaCCCCCTATATATAGGAGTGCCATAATGAAAAGAAGTAATATATTACATTAGAACTGTACAATGTTACATTACATACTCTTTTAGTAAATCTTTACATAGTGATGACTTGAATCGCTGCCTTCAAGGTTCATTTCgtgtgctgtgttgtattgaATTCCATGTAACTGCACCTGTGTATGTCATTGACTGTTTACCATAGAATGTTTTCACAGTAGGTAcgcataaattattttgttctttttgtcGTGTATTGTACTCCTAGTTTAACACATTGCAGTATTCATCAACAGAGTGTGGTAAGTTATTGTGCAGCAAATCATAAACAAAGGTACTGACCAAAAACCTGTGCAGTTTATGTACATTAAAAATTTCTAGAGTGTTGGAAAGTGGTGAAGAATGGGTCATGGACTGGCTATGTGTGATTGCTCGCACAGCCATTTTTTGAGCTagtaaaatacaattcaaataGGAGGAAAAAGTGCTTCCCCAGACTTCAATACCGTACGTTATATGTGGTTGGACGAAAGttttatatagtaaaataagtatatttttgGGTACAAAGTCCCTAAGTTTATAAATGATTCCTATTTTTTTCCTAATAGTCTTATTGACAGCGTCAATGTGCATATTCCATAAAAGATGGTTATCAAAAACGATGCCAACAAAAGATGCAGAATCAACTTGCTCGATAACGTTACCATTAATGCACATGGTTCCActaatattcatttcttttctacGGCCTCGAATAAACATGAATTTTGTCTTTTTCTCATTAATACTTATTTGCAGTACACCAATCTATAACTTTTTCAAACTCGGTGTTCACTAATGAAAGGTcgataatttatttaatttattacaccctcgtgactgtgagttaccagaatcacatgctatttcccgaggccaaaggccaagggaaatagcatgtgattctggctttggcctcgggaaatagcatgtgattctggtaactcacagtcacgagggggtaatgaacgggcgctatagcccgaatataggccaggcaatatgtgttttataatataccccatgctgtgaactcgcggtggcagacgacatcgtcagaagctaccattttgacctgctgtgaacgcgcggtggtcacgtgaccatgtaaaagttgatggaactatttccctagggaaatagtcattctattttcctatcacgtgactgattctagcgaatcatggcacagcattatcactaaaatgtttatccacttgcctaaccatctttgcaatatatatcctCATTTGgaagttgctatgggtgtggccttgttgctagggccaggcATATGTAACATTGtccatttttgtatgtttatccacatatggtccttaattctatgtttggcattgtaaaatctttaaaatgatTGGTCTGTAAGTctgttaaaaattaaaaatatttttttttaaaaaacagtaagtttatgagtacttgttggtgatactttcaattcataatcatattttaatattctgcATGACGTAGAAatggcaagtaaagtcagaaggaacatttgaactgtttgttttattcaatttgCCCAAATTTTAGCGATAAACAATAAAGATACGCACTCATGGGTTTCCTaaccctgccatagagggcgtcgaTTTAGtttttttcatctaattgaagacatttagggtcgtttgggttatgagaaacagaattaaggCTGCCCTCAcatatacctaccaattactgttatctttacaatatacataatgttctgactgttgctgtggacatggtcttgttgataggcatatttgcatacatgttttgatattttttttgcctgactaaccaaaaatgttgttatctttacaaaatatactggcatcgttggctgttgctaaggccatatcaatggaagttgactataatcacggattcatgggttttcaatgcctaaccaatggttaagaatagggtcttggggccaaattttattttagccccctcagactaattttgaagataaaaattgccaacatgtatttttttaaatgtggtcctataatgaacataaccatatatgtttcataaaattaacatgcatttcacacgaaaacccatatgcccctgcactatTATATTGCTATTGTACGCttaaactttgaataaaaatgtgtccagttaaaattgtaactttttgcagcagttaaaaattctttgtgcgggaaagtacaaaagaagtgcgcacatgcactgtgcattttgcgcgagtaacagtagtcttgaaagtctccttcatttgaagatagcaagtcgcaattataatgtcagcaagtgaaacaaaaaaaaagacggaaaaagtcgttcaacgtgaggtcgcctgctatgctgcatgtagtgactccgaagatgcactcgatctcatttacatcttgttccttatattaaaacatttcatactgataaaagatctctttttggaatatttggtggccctgaaaaactattaaactatgtatgcagtttaagatccactatttgaagatgtttctttcaataattgtgttcgacgttgtctttggttaaaatgttgtttgatataattatctcattgcacactgacactagcgttattccgcaattcattttgaagagacaatttgctatggaaagaatggccttgaatttgtaaacagagctgtaccttcgacatcaaaatctaaacttcaatttccatgaattcactgagttcaccttaggttccgacataaacgaggccataacagttttgggagttgggtaaagaaaatgattattttgttgtgttacttatttgggaaagcaccatccattttttttttactttgcatgtgacatcttttcggcaactactttgaaagatatgacattaggccagaaaaaatgaaaaagctgttcaacctacccatatatttttttctggtgatgggcaatatatcctcatgcgggctttgcatttttttttcaaaattaaggatatttctttatattttctgaatagtacatgtaacaatatacatttgggtctattccaaataatataatatcttatcaAGTGGTTTACTTgtctctgatgttgcatacaagcatgaattgagattaaatatccaatgtgcactaaaaacgaattgaacaaaagtttacgaccattgggccatcaaaagccTGAAAagacttgaaatgttttgctctttatttaggattttttggaaccaaattaaacttcaggagaagtcatttaccatttactgCCTAATAGAAATATCGGTTTTTATGTAGGCAGTGAACAACAGTGttgaagacaattttctttGTAGGATTGGTCTATtgtccatattttgaccacatacCTTTCGGTATAAATGATAGATTattacatttgataaatatgtgagtgtATTTATTTCCAGAGATACTGAGCTAGATAAACGATTACatgccttgcaacaaacagctgTAGTTTGTTGTCGAAATTGGAAAAGAAcatggtaaaaaggagacggttcgagattaatataatacttcctTAATTTCTAATCGAAAATGTGAAAAGATACGATTTCTCtctattcatctgcgcattcgcgtgtgaaatttcaaaatgatatgtccatatttgatgaaattgaaatgatgataaatatcgggagaaatcggaaaagaacattTTAAAAAGGTTACGGTTCGAGGTCattataatacttcctaaacttctaatcgaaaatctaaaaacatttgatttctctttattcatgtGTGCATCAGTGTGTGCAATTTGGAAATGATaggtccatatttgacgaaaatgagatgatgatgatgatgatgatgatgatgatgatgatgatgatgatgatgatgataatgatgatatattTCAGCTGTTTGTGAAACTCCATGCCCATTGTAAACCTATTGAAATACACTATATTGTTATCACTgtaggccaagaaaaaaaagaattgttttctggtgagtttgtaTCACTTATATACCCCGCCTCAATCTTCTTTTTTcctgtgtttgtccagccaatgcagactgcagatccatgggaaacacaaaataactctccctacagtaattgctacttcagggaggacaactgcagaactaatca
The nucleotide sequence above comes from Glandiceps talaboti chromosome 10, keGlaTala1.1, whole genome shotgun sequence. Encoded proteins:
- the LOC144441046 gene encoding folylpolyglutamate synthase, mitochondrial-like isoform X1: MLKVLGRIMRNRTIVSQCTETLGASNSSTCLTPGTAKQHTIAAPVMAGDTVSKVNYEESVRVLNTLQTNAAVLEKIRKERGRLNEKSLPEFVEYLERAGITLDDIDGLSVIHVSGTKGKGSVCAFCESILRANGFKTGFYSSPHLVEVRERIRINGIPLTKEDFSHYFFKVYNQLDATKPLHNDTMPAYFRFLTIMAFHVFIQEKVDVAIIEVGIGGAYDSTNVVRCPAVTGIASLGMDHTSILGNSLDKIAWHKAGICKPGRPAFTVPQPEEAMAAVVKRAKELQAPIQVTPMLNDYDWQGRPMELGLAGEHQKLNASLAIQLCRAWIEEHKAALTEGPPESKKQKRLNGYMDPSDPSVQPAPAFRLIDTFIYGLRSCYWAGRNQTITRGRVSYFLDGAHTPRSIQACVKWFKEVADEEAKSLKGPIARVLVFNATGDRDERTLLADLVNCKFDGAAFCPNIASVYNGKTSADQTNFMTTIEKQLARCEKHRRCWQTMEREAGAISQPPSPKASTSRTEFLTDSVKAIEALTQGGGDTDASRLLKAHGLNMPNANVPKMDGLPYHNYGSPNGNILNKAAQNGDGDAVKLMKTKSVTFQCITDALQWAACAKDPRLSSPSRENPSPPDIVLDAQHIQVLVTGSLHLVGGVIKVLNPDLATKDDCNDIHIC
- the LOC144441046 gene encoding folylpolyglutamate synthase, mitochondrial-like isoform X2, which produces MPFAEGWFAGRNLALSQESVRVLNTLQTNAAVLEKIRKERGRLNEKSLPEFVEYLERAGITLDDIDGLSVIHVSGTKGKGSVCAFCESILRANGFKTGFYSSPHLVEVRERIRINGIPLTKEDFSHYFFKVYNQLDATKPLHNDTMPAYFRFLTIMAFHVFIQEKVDVAIIEVGIGGAYDSTNVVRCPAVTGIASLGMDHTSILGNSLDKIAWHKAGICKPGRPAFTVPQPEEAMAAVVKRAKELQAPIQVTPMLNDYDWQGRPMELGLAGEHQKLNASLAIQLCRAWIEEHKAALTEGPPESKKQKRLNGYMDPSDPSVQPAPAFRLIDTFIYGLRSCYWAGRNQTITRGRVSYFLDGAHTPRSIQACVKWFKEVADEEAKSLKGPIARVLVFNATGDRDERTLLADLVNCKFDGAAFCPNIASVYNGKTSADQTNFMTTIEKQLARCEKHRRCWQTMEREAGAISQPPSPKASTSRTEFLTDSVKAIEALTQGGGDTDASRLLKAHGLNMPNANVPKMDGLPYHNYGSPNGNILNKAAQNGDGDAVKLMKTKSVTFQCITDALQWAACAKDPRLSSPSRENPSPPDIVLDAQHIQVLVTGSLHLVGGVIKVLNPDLATKDDCNDIHIC